A window of the Gossypium hirsutum isolate 1008001.06 chromosome A05, Gossypium_hirsutum_v2.1, whole genome shotgun sequence genome harbors these coding sequences:
- the LOC107958971 gene encoding protein TIC 55, chloroplastic produces the protein MALSLSPCLPHTTYLSKALSTSKLTTISVSFNNPLLGFKPVKLGNNQVRCHAVTDLKSASSLDQSKGEGDDRGEEESKGDMIVADYNWTDEWYPLYLTKDVPDDAPLGLTVFDQQLVLYKDGNGVLHCYQDRCPHRLAKLSEGQLIDGRLECLYHGWQFEGNGKCVKIPQIPADAKIPRSVCVKTYDVKESQGVVWVWMSQTTPPNPEKLPWFENFARPGFQDTSTIHELPYDHSILLENLMDPAHIPISHDRTDWTAKREDAQALLFEVTERTDRGFAGWWGKEKDGSMPNFLRFDAPCVLQNNRELVDKDGEKHYFTGLFLCRPTGQGKSMLIVRFGGTKRSPLAKLFPKWYFHQNASKVFEQDMGFLSSQNEVLMKEKVPTKELYINLKSSDTWVAEYRKWMDKVGHGMPYYFGHSTLSPPKLPAVVEHAPAGLIAGVSASSPAKGGIGTMHAPNLANRYFRHVIHCKGCSSVVKAFTAWKKGLSAAALVLTALAILASSRQWKTFLVLSATLCLGGAYACSTAVAMNTTNFIRVHRRL, from the exons ATGGCTCTATCTTTGAGTCCATGTCTCCCTCACACTACTTATCTGTCTAAGGCACTTTCCACCTCAAAACTAACAACCATTAGCGTAAGTTTCAACAACCCATTACTTGGTTTTAAACCAGTGAAGTTGGGAAACAACCAGGTGAGATGCCATGCAGTGACTGATTTGAAGAGTGCATCTTCTCTGGATCAGAGCAAAGGAGAAGGTGATGATCGTGGTGAGGAGGAAAGCAAAGGGGATATGATCGTGGCGGATTATAATTGGACTGACGAGTGGTACCCACTTTACCTCACCAAGGATGTACCTGATGATGCTCCTCTTGGTCTCACTGTGTTTGACCAGCAGCTCGTCTTGTATAAAGATGGCAACGGGGTGCTTCACTGTTATCAAGATCGATGCCCCCACAG GTTAGCCAAGCTATCTGAAGGTCAATTGATCGATGGTAGACTTGAATGCCTGTACCATGGTTGGCAATTTGAAGGCAATGGAAAATGTGTCAAGATACCTCAG ATTCCAGCTGATGCCAAAATTCCTCGTTCAGTTTGCGTTAAGACATATGATGTGAAAGAGTCCCAAGGAGTTGTATGGGTATGGATGTCACAGACGACTCCACCAAACCCTGAAAAACTACCATGGTTCGAGAACTTCGCCAGACCAGGGTTTCAAGACACTTCAACTATCCATGAACTTCCATACGACCACTCCATTCTCCTTGAGAACCTCATGGATCCTGCACATATCCCTATCTCTCATGATAGAACTGATTGGACTGCCAAAAGGGAAGATGCTCAGGCGCTTCTGTTTGAGGTAACAGAACGTACGGATAGAGGATTCGCTGGCTGGTGGGGTAAAGAAAAAGATGGATCCATGCCCAACTTCTTACGCTTTGATGCACCATGTGTTCTTCAGAATAACAGAGAACTGGTTGATAAAGATGGAGAAAAACACTACTTTACAGGTCTCTTCCTTTGCAGACCAACTGGACAAGGGAAATCTATGCTTATTGTTAGGTTTGGAGGAACCAAAAGATCTCCATTGGCGAAGCTATTCCCTAAATGGTATTTCCATCAGAATGCAAGCAAGGTCTTCGAGCAAGATATGGGATTTTTGTCATCCCAGAATGAGGTACTCATGAAAGAAAAGGTTCCCACAAAAGAGTTGTACATTAATTTAAAGTCCTCGGATACATGGGTTGCTGAATACAGGAAGTGGATGGATAAAGTTGGGCATGGAATGCCTTACTATTTTGGTCACAGCACCTTATCTCCACCTAAACTACCTGCAGTGGTAGAACATGCACCGGCAGGACTCATTGCTGGAGTTTCGGCATCTTCACCAGCTAAAGGTGGGATTGGAACAATGCATGCTCCCAATTTGGCTAACCGATATTTCCGCCATGTGATCCATTGCAAGGGTTGCAGTAGTGTAGTCAAAGCTTTTACAGCTTGGAAAAAGGGGCTTAGTGCAGCAGCTCTAGTGCTTACTGCATTAGCAATTCTAGCATCCAGCAGACAGTGGAAGACCTTTCTTGTTCTATCGGCAACATTGTGCTTGGGTGGAGCCTATGCATGCTCCACTGCAGTCGCAATGAACACAACAAACTTCATAAGAGTACATAGGAGATTGTAA